Proteins found in one Triticum urartu cultivar G1812 chromosome 4, Tu2.1, whole genome shotgun sequence genomic segment:
- the LOC125552441 gene encoding protein DETOXIFICATION 48-like produces MCNTGASPPPSPPPLTCFKNSSHLLHPVGDHHEEDDDDSHHRARALALSKVAGEARAIGRLSVPMAVTGLVMYSRSFISMLFLGQLGELALAGGSLALGFANITGYSVLSGLALGMEPLCGQAFGARRGKLLALALHRTVLLLLAVALPISLLWITSTGHILKLLGQDEGVASAAQTFAAYASADLAVLAVLHPLRVYLRSQNLTLPITACSLFSVLLHGPINYLLVVRLRMGVAGVALAVALTDLNLLLALLCFLAISGAHRDSWVGPTSDCLRGWGAMLRLAVPTATAVCLEWWWYELMIVLSGLLPNPRATVASMGILIQATSLVYVFPSSLGQGASTRVSHQLGAGRPGGARRAAGAALFIGLVIGAVASTFMISVRNHWGRMFTSDSEILRLTAVALPIAGLCELGNFPQTAGCGVLRGSARPASGARINLASFYLVGMPVGLALAFGARLGFAGLWLGLLAAQAACAVWMARAVAATDWDVEVARAKELTKPTTSSNSSECNANTSSGSAAASTKTAATATGSNAGGSKNKNGYVLISESGNDDALQKLEEGLMPMASSSSIGGSNGDTNAVDRDRESSSFSGSGAVCTAEEGKEQCVSERAPLIRVGDVEEEGEEAHEHDGDGDGRGGGQV; encoded by the exons ATGTGCAACACCGGCGCCAGCCCgcccccctcgccgccgcccctcacTTGCTTCAAGAATTCCTCCCACCTGCTCCACCCCGTGGGTGACCACcacgaggaggacgacgacgacaGCCACCACCGCGCCCGCGCACTGGCGCTCTCCAAG GTGGCCGGCGAGGCGCGGGCGATCGGGCGGCTGTCGGTGCCCATGGCGGTGACGGGGCTCGTCATGTACTCGCGCAGCTTCATCTCCATGCTCTTCCTCGGCCAGCTGGGGGAGCTGGCGCTCGCCGGCGGCTCGCTCGCGCTGGGCTTCGCTAACATCACGGGCTACTCCGTGCTCTCCGGGCTGGCGCTCGGCATGGAGCCCCTCTGCGGCCAGGCCTTCGGCGCGCGCCGTGGCAAGCTTCTGGCGCTCGCGCTCCACCGAACCGTGCTGCTGCTCCTCGCGGTGGCGCTGCCCATCTCCCTCCTGTGGATCACCTCCACGGGCCACATACTCAAGCTGCTCGGCCAGGACGAGGGCGTGGCCAGCGCCGCGCAGACGTTCGCGGCGTATGCGTCCGCCGACCTGGCGGTGCTGGCCGTCCTGCACCCGCTGCGGGTGTACCTCCGGTCGCAGAACCTCACGCTGCCGATCACCGCGTGCTCTCTCTTCTCTGTGCTGCTCCACGGGCCAATCAACTACCTCCTCGTGGTGCGCCTACGCATGGGCGTCGCCGGCGTCGCGCTCGCCGTCGCGCTCACCGACCTCAACCTGCTCCTGGCGCTCCTATGCTTCCTCGCCATCTCGGGGGCCCACAGGGACTCGTGGGTGGGTCCGACCTCCGACTGCCTCCGCGGCTGGGGGGCGATGCTCCGTCTCGCCGTTCCCACTGCCACGGCGGTCTGCCTCGAGTGGTGGTGGTACGAGCTCATGATCGTGCTGTCTGGGCTTCTGCCCAACCCGCGCGCCACCGTGGCCTCCATGGGAATCCTCATCCAGGCCACGTCGCTCGTCTACGTGTTCCCGTCTTCGCTCGGCCAGGGCGCGTCCACGCGCGTCAGCCACCAGCTCGGCGCGGGTCGCCCGGGAGGCGCCCGCCGCGCCGCTGGCGCCGCGCTCTTCATCGGCCTCGTCATTGGCGCCGTCGCTTCCACCTTCATGATATCCGTCCGCAACCACTGGGGCCGCATGTTCACGTCGGACTCGGAAATCCTGCGGCTCACCGCGGTGGCGCTCCCAATCGCGGGGCTGTGCGAGCTCGGCAACTTCCCGCAGACCGCCGGGTGCGGGGTGCTCCGCGGGAGCGCGCGGCCCGCCAGCGGCGCTCGCATCAACCTGGCCTCCTTCTACCTCGTCGGCATGCCGGTGGGGCTGGCGCTGGCCTTCGGCGCGCGCCTTGGCTTCGCCGGGCTGTGGCTCGGCCTCCTGGCGGCGCAGGCCGCCTGCGCGGTGTGGATGGCGCGCGCCGTGGCCGCCACTGACTGGGACGTCGAGGTGGCGCGCGCCAAGGAGCTGACGAAACCCACTACCAGCTCCAACAGCTCCGAATGCAACGCCAACACATCAAGCGGCAGTGCTGCCGCTAGCACCAAAACAGCGGCAACTGCTACCGGCAGCAATGCCGGTGGAAGCAAGAACAAGAACGGCTACGTGCTGATCAGCGAGAGCGGCAACGACGACGCGCTACAGAAGCTGGAGGAAGGGCTCATGCCCATGGCCAGCTCCAGCAGCATCGGCGGCAGCAATGGCGACACGAACGCGGTGGATAGGGACAGGGAGAGCAGCAGCTTCAGCGGCAGCGGCGCTGTTTGTACGGCGGAGGAAGGAAAGGAGCAGTGCGTCTCGGAGCGGGCCCCGCTCATCAGAGTGGGGGAcgtggaggaggagggggaggaggcgcacGAGCACGATGGCGACGGCGATGGCCGTGGGGGCGGCCAGGTCTAG